ctttatttcagaccaaagtccatacagtgagcaaatacatttttaaaaacttattctaattataattcTAATTAAAGTGCCTTGGTAACAGCCACATACACTCAGTTATATGTGTAGGTGGCCACCACCGAGTGCATTCTAGTCCAGTGTATGAGGAGCTGACTATCCCAGCGATCAGCTAAGACGGCCAGAAGGCTGTTCCGGCTGCCACGCAGGCGGCACAAAAATGCCGCGCACCGCGCGCGCAGCATGGCCTGGAAACCATCTACGCGCGCATGCGCGAACATTCCCGATGCACTACACCAGCGCGGCAGCCGCAACAGCGCCCTGAACGCATTGTTATACTGGACGCCGAGGTCACCCAGCGCCCTCTGAGTACAGCTGGCCCATAGTGCACATGTGTATAGTGATGTGCAAAAAGCTTTAAACAAAGTTATCTTGACAGGCACTGTGCATCGCCCGAACCTATGTGCCAGCATGTTCGCCCTGGTCGCCAGCGCCCTCCGCTCCCTCTTTATATCCTCATCGTCACACATATCATCACATAATACATGGCCaaggtacttaaatacatacactCTTTTTAATGGCACTTCATTAAGCAACACTGGAGGAACCTCTTCAGGACACTTATTACCAGATTTAAAAATCATTAATTCACTTTTAATGCAATTATATTTAAGACCATGACTGTTAGCATATTGCTCACAGACTAGTAACAGTTTCCTAAGCCCGCCTACCGAGGGGCTCAGCAGCACCATGTCGTCTGCGTAACTAATGTTATTGAAACTTGTGTCCTGTATGCGACAGCCGACATGCATGCTACTGAGCTCCTCGATAAGTGCATTTATATACAAGTTAAACAATTTAGGGGAAGTCAAGCCCCCCTGTCTAACCCCACATTCAAGGCCATACTCATCAGACATTGCATCACCCCATTTAACAACATATTCTGCCGCGTTGGAGGATATGTTCAGAATGCTAGACTGGGCGAGACGTGGCATAAATGTGAATGGCGAGTACATCTCACATTTGCGATTTGCTGATGATATCGTCATCCTGGCTAAAACCCGGCAAGATCTACAGGAAATGGTGCAAAGTCTAGCTGGGTCTTCGCAGCGTATCGGTCTTAGGATGAACTTAGATAAAACCAAGGTTATGTTTAACGAGTACGCTGATCCGGGACCGATCGCAGTTGATGGAATCTCGCTCGAGGTTGTTCTAGAGTATGTCTACCTAGGGCAAACTCTCCAACTAGGTAAGAACAGCTTCGAGAGAGAAGCCAACAGAAGAATTCGGCTGGGCTGGGCAGCATTCCATAAGCTTCGCGGAGTCTTCTCGTCACCCATCCCACAATGTCTCAAGTCGAAGGTCTTCGACCAGTGTGTCCTACCTGTAATGACCTACGGTGCCGAGACGTGGGCACTCACGGCTGGATTGGTCCACCAATTCAAAGTCGCTCAACGAGCTATGGAGAGGGCTATGCTCGGGGTATCTCTGAGGGATCACATCAGAAATGATGTGATCCGTCACAGAACCAAAGTTACCGACATAGCTCACCGGATTAGCAAATtgaagtggcagtgggctggTCACGTTAGTCGCAGGACAGACGGTCGGTGGAGCCGAAAggttcttgagtggagaccgcgaCTCGGTAAACGTGGTGCAGGACGCCCTGTGACAAGATGGAGTGACGACATCCGCAAGTTGGCTGGTGTcggctggatgagattagctgaagatcgggagcagtggcgtgcattagaagaggcctatgtccagcagtggacgaggataggctgataatgatgatttaacaacatatgtatacatttttttttttaaatattgtgtcCCGTGACTCAAGAAATTGcaatattagaatattttatgattacatatttttacacagcttatataattaaatatttattttaaattgtattccaGATCTGTATAATCTGATAAGTTCGAATATGTatcataattaagtaacaaGTATTTGACCCATGATTATTTTCTTACTGGTATAATAAATGTCACCACTTTTCAAAACCGAGATGTGAATTTGAAGCAAAATTTTGTTAGCCgtttttaacaactcgaggcatTGCTAATACAAAGGAAAAATCGTTTAATCAAGAGTTTATTCCTATTGACAAAGTGCCAGTTTACTCATAACTCCACGATTTCTTAAAGACATACTGTCAAAAATTGACCGGTGCAGCATATTGTAGCGcttaatgtgtaaaataataTGCAATTTTCTGAACAAGTTCTGTTCCATTTTGgattcataaaaataagaaatcgttATAGCTTTTAATCATACACAGTACTGAGGGTAAGTAAATGTAATGatgacatcttttttttttttaaacaataatgTTAAGAAATAATGAGAAGTGATTGACTACTGCACGTTTTATCAATAATTATACTTTTGTTTTATGCGTATTATTGATCTATTGATATAATTTAccacaattattttattccatCAGATTTTGCAATATAGTCATGACggtagattatcaaaccagttCTACAAcgccaaagaaagaaaaataaatgtctcACTTACCATAACAATTTCAGTGCACGTTTCGTAAAGTAAGATAATGGTacttccacaaaaaaaaaaaaaaaaaaaacaaaggaaagaaaACCTTACGTTCGTGtggcgtggcaaaaatctttACCGATTCTTGTTTCGTCCCATTTCTGACCTGTTGGGGACATTaccgggttgatgatgaaaactattacttgtaccatcactttactttattcgcttataacaaacatattaacaaccaatttacaataaataattcaagacttcttcactacaactcgtccgtactcgaactggccaccgtcactgtatgtccgccatttttataacaatccaacatggcggaaaccagtgactagtatAAGTCAATTGAtataagataaatcaaaatataaggcactaataaataattactcttacatGATGAcgaacaattacttaccggaaatatatcctgaaggacgggacggtcgacatttgtcgggcatgccgccgtcccggagagtcactcaggcatatcatttccggttgttctcatcttgctaacggcgagtacttgcgcatcagacataatctcgtagccaggattattcaccagcaacttgctcttcaatatggCCTCGTGGACCACGAAGTACCGCACTACAAGTACTTtaacctgcgccagttctcgaaaatggtcgtgccacgctctattgggatcgatctattatcactgacaggactattgtagccaataagcctgacattgtcataataggtcgatcgcaacgccgggccgtgctcgtcgacatcaccatcccccttgatgagaatctcgtgaaagccgagaaggacaagtccagtaagtggttgtctattgtttgcccgacagtcatttaacataatattcatttgcccgaatctaacttgcctgaatttcatttgcccgaatgatttgtttaccataaaaatcatatgacatactcgttgtttatccgaatattaccttccataatcatacaatgccatactatttgttagccatattattaagtgcaataatatggtttcatagaatattcaaacgccataagcaattattgccatattaattgttgcccatattattacctaacctaacctactttctgatagcagtttcattttccaggggtcacagttctaacctaacctaacctacttttccagcagtttcattctccagggggtcacagttctaacctaacctactttctgatagcagtttcattttccaggggtcgcagttctaacctaacctaacctactgtctgatagtattttcattttccgggggtcacagttctaacctaacctaacctactttacaagcagtttccttttcagaggttcacagttctaacctaacctaacctactttctgatagcagtttcattttccaggggtcacagttctaacctaacctactttctgatagcagtttcattctctagtccttctagtacctattatagtagttttcgattctgccaaagcacattatggaaattgacttttctggacgctaatttgtatgacaaatgatggtatggaatgtggtacttacggatttcgatgattctgacaaatgacattatggaaactgactttatgggaaacaaagtttctggcactagattaatatagtaaacaatgattatggcataagatgttatgagaaacaatattatgattgttgaataggatggcaaataaaattatggcaaatgaaattctggcaaatgggggtatccccgtttcagcgaacggtctcatagcgaagagcatcgaccaacatctcgagagactctcgctaggtggttggatcaagggtcagatgcagaaggcggtgatcttggacacggcgcggatagttcgacggttcctctctctgcagccctaaccaccggcagcttgggccctgccccgctgctggcggcaccctaggttaggtttttaaccgccttccaaatctcaaaggaaggggttctcaattcgtctgtattttttttttaatgtttgttcctcgatatctccgtcgtaactggaccgattttgaaatttttttttgattgaatgtattatatgcatacagattggtcccatttttctcagaacccagttctggtgatgggatcctggagaaatcgagggaactcctcaaatctgaaagacatacatatggtgatttttgtgtttttaaaggaacagcatgcatttacgtacggaacagtgacatttggtgcagtggaactcctgatgatggtcagaatggaactcctcaaatctgaacggcacacttatagtgactttggtatttttataagaacagcatgcacttacgtccagaacagtgacatttggtgcagtggaactgctaatgatggtcagaacggaactcctcaaatctgaacggcacacttatagtgactttggtatttttataagaacagcatgcacttacgtccagaacagtgacatttggtgcagtggaactgctgatgaagagtgagccgcccctggttagagttccgttctgataatcattctcatctgaaAGTACTTcattcagaatcatccaaatttcaaaattggttcagaatcagaaatgacggagatatcgaataacaaacattaaaaaacatacagacgaattgataacataatccaacatttgaaagtatttatcaccagaaccccaaaggaaggcgttttttttttcttaaaaattatttataatgtgtttatatattttgtattgttttgtatgtggttttgtatttcacgtttataaaaatattataaaaatcctagcctaagaattaaaatgaataaaggaaataataataataacaacggcaaggttaaatatacatttcaattaataagtgtgtgtgtatgcgtgcgtgtgtgtatgtgtgtgttatatgtatttttaaaacaCGCTTCTATTAGGTCGTTGTTTATGTAtaaactaactatgtaatggaatctaagaaggctaatttaaccatcttccaaggatcgtactTACCGtgatgaaaattggcagctgtatgtagtgctgatgacaatacaataatatggtactgttgaactgatctgatgatggagccggaaggtatgaactggaactacatgatggaacatcgtatcatagctgtttttgggtttcttagaaaagtcttgtaatgaactttaactacgattaggtttcatggtctgatgatgaagccggaagatatgaactggaactacatgatggaacatcgtatcatagcagttatTGGGTTCCTTAGAAAAGTCTtctaatgaactttgactacgattaggtttcaaggtctgatgatggagccggaagataagaactggaactactaaaaagatcaacgtagtatttgaaataagttggttaagggttttcttgtgacccttcagagcaaataaaggggggctcggggggcaaagcccccggaAAAAAgatagatcaacgtagtatttaatgTATGTTGGGttcgggttttcttgtgacccttaagagcaaataatgggggctcggggcgcgaagccccccgcaaaaaagaaagatcaacgtagtatttaaaataagttgggttaaggttttcttgtgatccttcagagcaaataaaggggggctcggggggcaaagccccccccTAAAAAAgatagatcaacgtagtatttaatgTATGTTGGGttcgggttttcttgtgacccttaagagcaaataatgGGGAGCTCGGGgcgcgaagccccccgcaaaaaagaaagatcaacgtagtatttaaaataagttgggttaaggttttcttgtgacccttcagagcaaataaagggaggctcggggggcgaagaaaagaaggatcaacgtagtatttaaaataagttgggttcgggttttcttgtgacctcgAAGAGCacaaataaggggggctcggggggcaaagccccccgcataaaagaaagatcgacgtagtatttaaaataagttgggttcgggttttcttgtgacctttcagagcaaataaaggggggctcaaggagcgaagccccccgcaaaaaagaaagatcaacgtagtaaaCAATGTAAGTTGGGttcgggttttcttgtgaccctgaagaatAAGGGGGTCtgggggggccaagccccccgcataaaataaagatcgatgtaataattaaaataagttgggtttgggttttcttgtgacccttaagaccCAAATAaaagggggttcggggggcgagcCCCCTCCCCCACCCGCCCCccaaaagaaagatcaacgtagtatataaaaaagttGGGTGTGCCACTGCTAACCATGccgcgaaggtctacagatcCCAGAGCCACTGTCAGCcttttagttgcttagcaaaatgtcgcgtccacgttccatatcTAGGTTCAACCCCTCGTAAATATTCTAGTATATTgcgactgagaaaattcaaccctttgtctctttcctactctgtaagatgaaatccttaggttctgtattgcattaatcttcaaattagcgcaccactatgaaaaaaatttcgcgcttgCTACGCTTGCCATTTATAACCGTCGCCTCAtcgtcgtctgtatgttttttttttaacgtgataacgtctaataactcgttactacgggctgcatgcacaaaaaagatgacgtcattgtcccgttcctcaaggccaccaagcaagagcaagtggtttgtgtatggacgATTGGGGTataagcaaaaggggcccgattttaggacttaaaaaatttttgttaaaaattttcatttattatttttgagtgtttgtaattcaaaaacatgaaagattgcattaaaataagcatcttttatggAATGAAGTtgcttgaaaaacctacttatttaggagttagagcagtacgaagttgcgaattttcccatagtatttactaaggcgcgaGAGACagaaaatttacgatgattttttttaccaatataacctatcaatcaaatcatatagaacacgtttaaataaggatgttttgttatataaactttttcttttccattaatatttactgagatattagggttctaagattagtaaatggcactagcactttaataaaattaacgcgtgtctcgcaaacggtctaggttacaaaatgacgacttttatataggtataggttaggttcgttaggtatcttcaaacggccgaagcccaaactgcacagaataggagccccgcctaagcggggctccgtcgatatcgctttctatctctggcgccttagtaatgctacgggaaaattttgcaactttgcaccactctaactcctaaattagtaggtttttaaaaaaactttaatttataaaagatgcttattttaatgcattctttcaaataagaacaaaaaaacgtgaaaaaagtcccagaatcgggccccttttgctatactctgaccgcccctgtctagactactgtaatgtttgacgttatcacgttaaactaccgtccgtaaaccgactttacagacaaccaattttttttaatgtttgttcttCGATATCGCCGTctttactagaccgattttgaatttttttttttattgaatgtttaTGCATACATAtcggtcccatttttctcagaacccagttctgatgatgggatcctggagaaatcaagggaactcctcaaatctgaaaggcatacatatggtgatttttgtatttttaaaagaacagcatgaatttacgtacggaacagtgacatttggtgcagtggaagtgctgatgacggtcagaacggaactcctcaaatctgaacggcacgcttatagtgactttggtatttttataagaacagcatgcccttacgtccagaacagtgacatttggtgcaatggaactcctgatgatggtcagaacggaactcctcaaatctgaacggcacgcttatagtgactttggtatttttataagaacagcatgcacttacgtccagaacagcgacatttggtgcagtggaagtgctggtgatggtcagaaccgaactcctcaaatctgaacggcacgtttatagtgactttggtatttttataagaacagcatgcacttacgtccagaatagtgaaatttggtgcagtggaactgttggtgatggtcagaaccgaaatacgtaatccaacattcgcaagtagctttcaccagaaccccaaaaccGGCGGTTTtgtttcttaattttttttttatgtttgttcctcgatatctccatCGTTACTGgaacgattttgaaaattttttttttttttgattgaatgtatatgcatacaggtTGGTCCCATTAttctcaaaacccagttctgatgatgggatcctggagaaatcgagggaactcctcaaatctgaaaggcatacatatggtgatttttgtgtttttaaaggaacagcatgcagttaggtacggaacagtgacatttggtgcagtggaactgctgatgatggccagaacggaactcttcaaatgtgaacggcacgcttatagtgactttggtatttttataagaacagcatgcacttttgtccagaacagtgacatttggtgcagtggaattgctgatgatggtcagaaccgaactcctcaaatctgaacggcacgcttatagtgactttggtatttttataagaacagcatgcactttcgtctagaacagtgacatttggtgcagtggaactgctgatgatggccagaaccaaactcctcaaatctgaacggcatgcgtatagtgactttgccatttttataagaacagcatgcacttacgtctagaacagtgacatttggtacagtggaactgctgatgatggtcagaaccgaactcctcaaatctgaacggcacgcttatagtgactttggtatttttataagaacagtatgcgcacttacgtccagaacagtgacatttggtgcagtggaactgctgatgatagtcagaatcgaactcctcaaatctgaagggcacactcatagtgactttggtatttttgtaagaaaagcatgcatttaagttcagaacagtgacatttatttagttatgtttgttaagcatattgagttctcaagtcaaagtttgtcaagcttcgatttcttataatacttataatcggattcatgaggaattgaggaaactcctcaaaccttaacgttatacgtatattcatttgtgttgccatctaataattaaagcattaaaatcagtttaaaaaaatacttacacatttctacataatccaacattcgcaagtagctttcaccagaacacgaaaggcgacggttttttttcttaaaaattatttcccTACATGCTAAAATTTCTTCCCAACCTGCCGAAACTCAAATTCTCTCAACCAACCCACACAACCCTAATCGATTACACAAGCCAGCTCTGGCTCCTAGTGATTTCAAGTTGGGCATCCACCGTGCACAAGATGCAAGGCACTACGCAGTGGTGTACTTAGGGTCCCGTACTTTTGCGGTTGGACAAGCGCATGTGGCCCTGAGTAAATTAAAATCACTCCAGATAGAAGAGCTAGATTGTTCTAAGCTGATAGGTAAAACACCATGCAATACAGACACACTGGCGGAGATTGAGAGAATGTGGgctcaataaaatataaataaaaataaaaattcaatgAATCAAAGaatgactttattgcgataaacttggtacctatacatcaggtggtattaattattattaagtagcaatacgtgttaaTCCACAAATTGCTTtcgaaattcgcctacttgaaattttatgtttaaattttgaagatatttcattattaacgactaaaaagtatagttaaaacaaatttatagaacgtttaaaaaacactatagtaaaacacgcttttataaatgcacgtaaaagccaaaaataaattaaggatcgttcaagttgtgctatttctgggatgaagagtaaactatgtgcttttaattataatatttgattgtaaaagcgtggggtgctgtaacaggaaaaactttttgtataacttgctgagaaatcaagttaagctTCTTATgttacgagaagcagtttagccagattggcgcgctaactgaACTTGCAGCACGACTGAAGCGCCccacaatcaaatattataattaaaagcacatagtttactcttcatcccagaaatagcacaacttgaacgatccataatttatttttggcttttacgtgcatttataaaagcgtgttttactagtgttttttaaacgttctattaatttattagtgtaTTAAGTACTCAACTTAttggtatttttttgtttttaaccattttgtgatggtgacgtagtataaaaaaatgtattttattaaacagaGCCCATTGCAGCAGTTTTGAAAATTCTATTGTGGTTGAAAGATCGTATGGGAATATTGGGAATCAAACTTCATTCAAGAGAAAAGTCATGTGTGATTTTCTACACTGTAGATCTCCAGGGTTCATAGGTAGTAAAAATACCCCCTGAACCTTTTTATAGAATCTGTTTCTGTTTTGTGCATGCCAAGGCCAAGGAAGAGCTTTATTCGTGCAGTAACAAGCTGCTTTTAAACACTTAGAATAGACTACATAGACAGATGGTAGACGCTTGTTGCCTATTAAAACAGAGGTGACTTGAAGATTTAAAATACAATCTACTTTTAGTGGATATAATTTGTTAATCTTGTTACTCTTATGTTTAACGAAAATCTATCTCAACAGTCAATATTTTCTTTGCTGCTTTATGCACTATGTATACATCTCTTCTTAAGTTAACCGCTACACTTTTAAAAATTAGCTCATATTGGCACTTTGTACCAAACGCCTCATAAAGCTGTTGACCTTTGGGTACaagtatatacaaaaaaaaagaaagttatTATATCTTTAATAAAACTTAGTAGAAAGCAAGCATAATTTGTTACAATAAATTCATAAACTTGACTTGTTCCTAACACATTGCAACACTGTTAAGTCCTACTTGTTACTATCATACATTTTATTAGTTGTGAAATAAATTCATGAGATGCTTTTGGTCTGCATTAATAGAAGCCGCagtataaaaacataaattgttaagattttatttcactctgTTCCTTCCTCTGCTGTACCATCTCCCTGATGTTGTCTTCACTTTCTTTCAAGTTCTTCTCCAGGTACTGTTTATTGTTCTCCAATTCCTTAGTACGTGTTTTCACTTGTGCctcgcgatttttcaaattcgCTTTTACTTCTTCAAAGTCTGTAAGTAAGAACATTCGGCCCACGGACTCATAGGTCTTCGTATCAGGAGGCATGGTACTAATCTCACGTTGAGTTATGTCTACGTGCTGCAAGATGCGGTTCAATACACTAATTTGGGAGTCTATCACCTGTATTTTCTTGCTAGTTTCAACCATTTTGACTTGTAAGTCAACAAATGCTTTTTTTAGCTCTAAGTCTACAGGTTTAGCCATGGTGATCTTTTCGATTGTTTAAATTGTAGTTTCCTCTAGGTTATTTTGTGTGAATGACTCACTCAGCGGAACGGACTCAACCCAACATCCAACCTGACAAGTTcggtcagtttgacttttaatAGTCATAGACAATagatacaattattttaaattaaggCCGTAATAGACTGGTACGTTGGTCCGGCGAGACTATGGGCCAAAGGGGCAATTACATGGATGTGGTGTTGCGCTCGATCTTGGCTATATGTTTTCTATAAGCGCATTCCACAGCCttgcaaaaaagagtagaaattaaaaaacgGCAACCTCGTCTCCTCGTCGTGGAATCATCTCGTCACACGACAGACCTTTGCGTCACACATATTAATAAGAAAGGGATGACacgacgatgttgccactttttaagtTTACTCTTTTAGTCAAGCtttggccttgagcgcacggacgtccggaCCCGGACGTCATCTGGCGCGCTGGATGTTTTAAGACCGTGTGTCCGTGTGACGCGTTCGATAATTTGTTCCTAGAATAGCTTTCTGCATTTTCCTGAGACTGTGTCcattaaggctccccacagacagtcttaaaaattcataatcttaaaaaaaacttgtatgcaatctgacagttcaaactgacactgacaagacactgacagatctgaactgtcagattgcatacaagttttttttaagattatgaatttttaagactgtctgtggggagcctaagacGGAATCGGGgtgcgtcgaatcgcattcaaaacGTATGAGAACTCGATGCAACGCGGCTCGATTCCGCCATAGTGGACGCTAGGTTTAATACTCACTCGTCTTCATGCCGACTGTGGCATCCACATCGAACCGCGTCGATGTATTTGGCCCTTATCTCGTATGGTCTGTCAGACAAGACCAAAGGACAAGACAGACCCGGATAAAATCAAATGGCTATTGGTGCCATAGACAAACCTCGATAATACAGAACACTATCCTTTCTCTTTCGCGTCTCTATTGACTCTTTCGAGTGTCTTGCTTGAGTTGAATGAAATGAATTGAATGTGACATGGCGTCGACCAAGATATATCACGGATAATTCTTGTTTTAATGACAGTGGCCTCTTTTAGTATTTTATTACTGAGGCCGTAATAAATCGTACATTTGCATTGATGGTAATGCATGCAAGGAAACCGCAGCGAATAAGCGATGGGTATGATTTAGTTTTTGATGAT
This genomic stretch from Leguminivora glycinivorella isolate SPB_JAAS2020 chromosome Z, LegGlyc_1.1, whole genome shotgun sequence harbors:
- the LOC125241058 gene encoding prefoldin subunit 1 gives rise to the protein MAKPVDLELKKAFVDLQVKMVETSKKIQVIDSQISVLNRILQHVDITQREISTMPPDTKTYESVGRMFLLTDFEEVKANLKNREAQVKTRTKELENNKQYLEKNLKESEDNIREMVQQRKEQSEIKS